One genomic region from Arthrobacter sp. YN encodes:
- the mmsB gene encoding 3-hydroxyisobutyrate dehydrogenase: protein MTENAAMSDIQGPATGLIAFLGLGHMGGPMAANLIKAGHDVIGYDPVPAAVEAAVAHGIPMASSAHEAAAEAAVVLTMLPSGKHVLDAYRGVDGPGLLSVAKPNTLFLDCSTINVDEAREAAAIAVEAGHRSVDAPVSGGVVGAEAGTLTFMVGALPEDFETVQPILELMGKRIVHCGDHGAGQAAKVCNNMILGVSMIAVAEAFVLGEKLGLTHQALFDVASNASGQCWALTTNCPVPGPVPTSPANRDYQPGFAGALMAKDLRLALNALESTGVAAEMGPLASRIYDAFAAGEGAGRDFSGIITEIRDKSV from the coding sequence TGCAGCCATGTCAGATATCCAAGGCCCGGCAACGGGCCTCATCGCGTTCCTCGGACTGGGACACATGGGTGGGCCGATGGCGGCCAACCTGATCAAGGCCGGGCACGACGTCATTGGCTATGATCCTGTTCCGGCGGCCGTGGAAGCGGCTGTGGCGCACGGGATTCCCATGGCATCCTCCGCCCACGAGGCTGCAGCGGAAGCGGCCGTGGTACTGACCATGCTCCCCAGCGGCAAGCATGTCCTGGATGCCTACCGTGGAGTTGACGGCCCGGGGTTGCTGTCAGTTGCCAAGCCGAACACCCTGTTCCTGGACTGCTCCACCATCAACGTGGACGAAGCCCGGGAAGCCGCGGCCATCGCGGTGGAGGCGGGTCACCGATCGGTGGACGCGCCCGTGTCCGGTGGCGTGGTGGGGGCTGAGGCCGGAACCTTGACCTTTATGGTGGGGGCATTGCCGGAGGATTTCGAGACCGTGCAGCCGATCCTGGAATTGATGGGCAAGAGGATCGTCCACTGTGGAGACCACGGGGCCGGGCAGGCTGCCAAGGTCTGCAACAACATGATCCTGGGGGTGTCCATGATTGCTGTTGCCGAGGCATTCGTACTGGGGGAGAAGCTGGGCCTCACGCATCAGGCGTTGTTCGATGTCGCGTCCAACGCATCCGGGCAATGCTGGGCGCTCACAACCAACTGTCCTGTTCCGGGCCCCGTACCCACCAGCCCGGCAAACCGCGACTACCAGCCCGGTTTCGCTGGAGCGTTGATGGCCAAAGACCTGCGCCTGGCCCTGAATGCACTGGAAAGCACGGGTGTTGCGGCGGAGATGGGGCCGCTGGCGTCACGAATCTACGACGCTTTTGCAGCGGGCGAGGGCGCCGGCAGGGACTTCTCCGGCATCATCACGGAGATCCGGGACAAGTCCGTGTGA
- a CDS encoding enoyl-CoA hydratase yields MTEQYQNIVVERRGRVGLVTLNRPEALNALNTALMNELVDAVSAMDTDPEVGAVVITGSAKAFAAGADIKEMSSNSYMDMYAADWFRRWEDLTRLRIPVIAAVSGFALGGGCELAMMADFIIAGDNAKFGQPEINLGVIPGMGGSQRLTRAVGKAKAMDMVLTGRFMDADEAERSGLVSRVVPAAEVIDEAVKAAEVIASKSKPAAMVAKEAVNAAFEMGLSQGVVFERRVFHSLFATEDQKEGMAAFSEKRQPDFKHR; encoded by the coding sequence ATGACGGAGCAGTACCAGAACATTGTGGTGGAACGGCGGGGCCGGGTTGGACTGGTGACCCTGAACCGGCCGGAAGCGTTGAATGCGCTGAACACCGCACTCATGAATGAGCTCGTTGACGCTGTTTCCGCCATGGATACTGACCCGGAGGTGGGGGCCGTGGTGATCACGGGCTCCGCCAAGGCGTTCGCAGCCGGGGCCGACATCAAGGAAATGTCCTCCAACAGCTACATGGACATGTACGCCGCAGACTGGTTCCGGCGATGGGAGGACCTCACCCGCCTACGCATTCCCGTCATTGCTGCGGTTTCCGGTTTTGCCCTTGGTGGTGGCTGCGAACTGGCCATGATGGCGGATTTCATCATCGCCGGGGACAACGCCAAGTTCGGCCAGCCGGAGATCAACCTGGGCGTCATCCCGGGCATGGGTGGCTCGCAGCGGCTGACCCGCGCCGTGGGCAAGGCCAAGGCGATGGACATGGTCCTGACGGGCCGGTTCATGGACGCGGACGAAGCCGAACGGTCCGGCCTGGTCTCCAGGGTGGTTCCCGCCGCTGAGGTCATCGACGAAGCAGTCAAGGCAGCAGAAGTCATCGCGTCCAAGTCCAAGCCTGCCGCCATGGTGGCCAAGGAAGCAGTCAACGCGGCCTTCGAGATGGGACTGTCCCAGGGGGTTGTCTTCGAACGGAGGGTGTTCCATTCGCTCTTCGCTACCGAGGACCAAAAGGAGGGCATGGCCGCCTTCAGCGAGAAGCGCCAACCGGACTTCAAACACCGGTAA
- a CDS encoding DUF4190 domain-containing protein, protein MSTEIVQANHTEASTQPINRQALVAAAMAVLALVGLFFAGMAVIAVFVVGAGHVALNQIQQRGERGRGFAIAALVVGYGIGVLSLGSALIFAFTSAG, encoded by the coding sequence ATGTCAACGGAGATCGTTCAGGCTAACCACACTGAAGCATCCACCCAGCCGATCAACCGGCAGGCCCTCGTGGCCGCCGCGATGGCCGTACTTGCCCTCGTCGGGCTGTTTTTCGCGGGCATGGCAGTCATCGCGGTATTCGTCGTTGGGGCAGGCCATGTGGCCTTGAACCAAATTCAGCAGCGCGGCGAACGGGGACGGGGCTTTGCCATTGCCGCCTTGGTGGTGGGCTACGGCATTGGCGTCCTGTCCTTGGGCTCGGCGTTGATCTTCGCGTTCACCTCCGCAGGCTGA
- a CDS encoding dihydrofolate reductase family protein has product MGQLIVQDFVTADGFAADTNNEFKAYELLEGGTAEFDRAQLEWLGSVEAMVLGANTYRYFVEFWPTPASEGEIIAPALNGLRRHVFSRQLKEAPWGDFPPSNVESGDAIEAIRRIKRESDKDIVLWGSLSLGETFFAAGEVDAVRLVVMPVGQGAGRGVFPAGHDPALLKLVDVNSYDQGLVELSYTVRKQG; this is encoded by the coding sequence ATGGGACAGCTGATCGTGCAGGATTTTGTGACCGCAGACGGTTTCGCCGCCGACACCAACAACGAGTTCAAGGCCTACGAGTTATTGGAGGGCGGAACGGCCGAGTTTGACCGGGCCCAACTCGAATGGCTTGGCAGCGTGGAAGCCATGGTTCTGGGTGCCAACACGTACAGATACTTCGTGGAGTTCTGGCCGACGCCCGCGTCGGAGGGCGAGATCATCGCACCAGCCTTGAATGGCTTGCGCCGCCACGTGTTTTCGCGCCAACTGAAGGAAGCCCCTTGGGGCGACTTCCCGCCGTCGAACGTTGAATCCGGCGACGCGATCGAGGCGATCCGCCGGATCAAGCGCGAGTCCGACAAGGACATTGTGCTGTGGGGCAGTCTGTCCCTCGGTGAGACGTTCTTCGCGGCAGGCGAGGTTGACGCGGTCCGGTTGGTGGTCATGCCGGTAGGCCAAGGCGCCGGCAGGGGCGTGTTCCCCGCCGGACACGACCCCGCCCTTCTGAAACTCGTGGACGTGAACAGCTACGACCAAGGCTTGGTGGAGCTCAGTTACACCGTCCGGAAGCAGGGCTAG
- a CDS encoding TenA family protein, whose translation MGFAEELRNQSAGDWDAAVNHAFVDHLLDGTLPDEQLRHYLVQDYQFCDAFTALLGQAVASAPSLPSRLVFAGVLGAFASDENTYFQDCFNELDVPEAERTAPALGTATQDFDALMRSALASRSYPEVLAVLLVAEWLYGEWAARAGEPTQWPAEAKHAEWIRLHNNPEYNAWVTWLRDEFDAVEPSLPQERQRVAAVFAEAVQLERAFFDAALIPAAIS comes from the coding sequence GTGGGCTTTGCCGAAGAACTCAGGAACCAGTCCGCCGGGGATTGGGACGCCGCCGTCAACCATGCATTCGTGGACCACCTGCTGGACGGGACCCTCCCCGATGAGCAGCTGCGCCACTACCTTGTGCAGGATTACCAGTTCTGCGATGCCTTCACAGCCCTCCTGGGCCAAGCCGTAGCCTCGGCACCTTCGCTGCCGTCCCGGCTTGTGTTTGCTGGCGTCCTCGGGGCCTTCGCATCGGACGAGAACACGTACTTCCAGGATTGCTTCAATGAACTGGACGTTCCGGAAGCAGAGAGGACTGCGCCCGCTCTCGGAACGGCCACCCAGGACTTCGACGCCCTCATGCGGAGCGCCCTCGCTTCCCGTTCCTACCCGGAGGTCCTCGCCGTTCTGCTGGTTGCTGAGTGGCTGTACGGAGAGTGGGCTGCCCGTGCCGGAGAGCCCACCCAGTGGCCGGCCGAAGCAAAGCACGCCGAGTGGATCCGTCTCCACAACAACCCCGAGTACAACGCGTGGGTGACGTGGCTGCGCGACGAGTTCGACGCCGTCGAGCCTTCACTGCCTCAGGAGCGGCAGCGCGTTGCTGCGGTCTTCGCGGAGGCAGTGCAGCTGGAGCGGGCGTTCTTCGACGCAGCCCTGATCCCCGCCGCCATTAGCTAG
- a CDS encoding universal stress protein gives MTNEGASKTIVVGYDGSEESHRAVQWAAKHAILRDCSLHVVHCSLWVLLSHNRGPVPGVADSGLERAAQKVLEEGVALAKETVPELDVHTTLLHGMPRDHLAHVSAGAAMLVLGSRGLGGFMGLLVGSVSLELAATAECPVAVIRADDNPESFVLLAVDDSGSPAALEDACHFAEATGADLKIVHVLHEPAGYRRLRDPVEDYPEAEALLDSVMSRARHKAPGITVDGELLVDASFSRAVVKASQGARLTVVGTKGHGVIKGTIGSTAHAVLHHAHSPVLVSRRKAEPA, from the coding sequence ATGACGAACGAGGGCGCATCCAAGACGATCGTGGTTGGCTATGACGGGTCCGAAGAATCACACCGCGCCGTTCAGTGGGCCGCCAAACATGCGATCCTGCGGGACTGTTCCCTCCACGTGGTGCACTGCTCCTTGTGGGTCCTGCTGTCCCACAACAGGGGACCCGTTCCGGGGGTTGCCGATAGCGGTCTGGAAAGGGCGGCCCAGAAAGTCCTGGAAGAAGGTGTTGCCCTCGCCAAGGAGACCGTCCCCGAACTGGACGTCCACACCACCTTGTTGCATGGGATGCCCCGCGATCACCTGGCCCACGTTTCGGCCGGTGCTGCGATGTTGGTGCTCGGAAGCCGGGGACTTGGCGGGTTCATGGGTTTGCTGGTGGGATCCGTCAGCCTGGAGTTGGCCGCGACGGCAGAATGTCCTGTGGCCGTGATCCGTGCTGACGACAACCCTGAAAGCTTTGTGTTGCTTGCCGTGGATGACTCGGGATCACCGGCAGCACTTGAGGATGCCTGCCATTTCGCTGAAGCAACAGGCGCTGATCTCAAGATCGTGCATGTGCTCCACGAACCTGCCGGGTACCGGCGGTTGCGTGATCCCGTAGAAGACTATCCCGAAGCCGAAGCCCTCCTGGATTCCGTCATGAGCCGCGCCCGCCACAAAGCACCTGGGATCACGGTGGACGGAGAATTGCTGGTGGATGCTTCCTTCTCCCGGGCTGTGGTCAAAGCCTCACAAGGGGCACGTCTTACAGTGGTGGGGACCAAAGGGCACGGGGTCATCAAGGGCACCATCGGTTCCACGGCGCACGCTGTCCTGCACCATGCCCACAGTCCCGTACTGGTGTCCCGACGAAAGGCCGAGCCTGCATAA
- a CDS encoding helix-turn-helix transcriptional regulator → MDNRAEVREFLISRRAQVSPEQVGLPAGSNRRVRGLRRSEVATLAGLSVEYYTRLERGAISGASPQVLESLARALNLDDAERAHLFDLAHAASPVARPPRRRNSKTYVPHQSLQWALDAVTAGPAFVRNGRMDLLAVNPLARAFYKDCYDMPGQAPNIARFTFLDDRAHEFYPDWDAFAEVTVSILRTEAGRDPHNKELHDLIGELSTRNEEFRTRWGAHNVRHHGTGFKTFNHPIVGEMTLAFEGLEMAAEPGLTLTIYAAEPGSPSAERLQLLASWAASEYAVESAAERTRADS, encoded by the coding sequence ATGGACAATCGGGCAGAAGTACGCGAATTCCTGATCTCCCGGCGCGCCCAGGTGTCACCCGAGCAGGTGGGGCTGCCGGCCGGTTCGAATCGACGGGTCAGAGGACTGCGTCGCAGTGAGGTGGCCACCCTTGCGGGGCTGAGCGTGGAGTATTACACGCGTTTGGAGCGCGGCGCCATCAGCGGAGCCTCCCCACAAGTTCTTGAGAGCCTCGCGAGGGCGTTGAACCTCGATGATGCCGAGCGGGCCCACCTCTTCGATCTCGCTCACGCTGCCAGTCCGGTAGCGCGGCCGCCGAGGCGACGGAACTCGAAGACCTATGTGCCGCATCAGAGCCTGCAATGGGCGCTTGATGCGGTGACGGCCGGACCCGCATTCGTCCGCAACGGCCGGATGGACCTGCTGGCGGTAAATCCGTTGGCCCGGGCGTTCTACAAGGATTGTTACGACATGCCGGGCCAGGCACCGAACATCGCGCGGTTCACGTTCCTGGATGACCGTGCCCACGAGTTCTACCCGGACTGGGATGCCTTCGCGGAGGTGACCGTTTCCATCCTGCGCACGGAGGCTGGGCGGGACCCGCACAACAAAGAGCTTCACGATCTCATTGGCGAACTCAGCACCCGCAACGAGGAATTCCGCACCCGCTGGGGCGCCCACAACGTCCGCCATCACGGCACTGGATTCAAGACGTTCAACCATCCGATCGTGGGCGAGATGACGCTCGCCTTCGAGGGCCTGGAGATGGCCGCAGAACCCGGATTGACCCTGACCATCTACGCTGCGGAACCCGGATCGCCGTCGGCCGAGCGTCTGCAGCTGTTGGCATCGTGGGCGGCCAGTGAATACGCCGTCGAGTCCGCTGCCGAAAGGACCCGCGCGGACAGCTGA
- a CDS encoding NAD(P)H-binding protein: protein MKIAVTTPQGNVGRHLTRMLIRAGVRPMLLTRHPENVPAALAAHVDLVATDSREPGQVVSATVGVNAIYWVDPPAESPDPMADYRRATESVVAAVEANRIGRVVFQSSVGAEKRLGAGEIDGLAETEVALDGCRADVMYLRCGYFFTNLLFEAESVKTGLLQTVQPVDAPMSWVAPRDIAEVAALSLLNHEWSGRRVQAVHGPEDLTWTEVAEILADELGREVRVERIADEQMREQYLQAGMPPATADAVLGMSTGLREGFVPEQERSIITTTQTQLRVWIRENLMPLL from the coding sequence ATGAAGATCGCCGTTACAACGCCTCAAGGCAACGTCGGCCGACATCTGACGCGTATGCTCATCCGGGCCGGCGTCAGGCCGATGCTGCTCACCCGCCACCCGGAGAACGTCCCCGCGGCCCTCGCCGCGCACGTCGATCTGGTGGCGACGGACTCGCGCGAGCCGGGTCAGGTCGTTTCGGCCACCGTCGGCGTCAACGCCATCTACTGGGTCGATCCGCCCGCTGAGTCCCCCGACCCGATGGCCGACTATCGCCGCGCGACGGAGTCCGTTGTCGCCGCAGTTGAGGCGAACCGGATCGGACGGGTCGTCTTCCAGAGCAGCGTCGGCGCGGAGAAGCGGCTCGGCGCGGGCGAGATCGACGGCCTCGCAGAGACGGAAGTTGCCCTCGACGGCTGCCGCGCGGACGTCATGTACCTGCGGTGCGGCTACTTCTTCACCAACCTGCTGTTCGAGGCGGAGTCAGTGAAGACCGGGCTGCTCCAGACCGTTCAACCCGTCGATGCCCCGATGAGCTGGGTCGCACCGCGGGACATCGCCGAGGTGGCCGCTCTCAGCTTGTTGAATCACGAGTGGAGCGGACGCCGCGTCCAGGCCGTCCACGGCCCCGAAGACCTGACATGGACGGAGGTCGCCGAGATCCTCGCGGACGAGCTGGGTCGAGAGGTGCGTGTCGAGCGGATCGCCGACGAGCAGATGCGCGAGCAGTACCTCCAGGCCGGCATGCCGCCCGCCACGGCGGACGCGGTGCTGGGGATGTCTACCGGGCTGCGAGAGGGCTTCGTGCCCGAGCAGGAACGTTCGATCATCACCACCACTCAGACCCAACTGCGGGTCTGGATCCGTGAGAATCTCATGCCGCTCCTCTGA
- a CDS encoding helix-turn-helix transcriptional regulator: protein MDSPSTRSLELLALLQSGRAWTAHDLAARLRVSARTVRRDAMRLRGMGYDVSSRPGPGALYALRPSMKIPPLLLSADEVSTIITSLLILEAWLPDDSTAATARTKLEQVLPGGLQRRAAAVALSTQVLREPPASVDWELVGTIADSVATGERLGFDYTDQHGRHSRRTVEPYRHLLRQQDWYLVAFDLDRDDWRLFRLDRMEASTISPGPHARRTFPWNSIEDWLTSDFGASDAQ from the coding sequence ATGGACTCACCCTCGACACGGTCGCTGGAGTTGCTGGCACTTCTCCAGTCGGGGCGGGCGTGGACCGCACACGACCTCGCAGCCCGCCTTCGGGTGAGCGCGCGCACCGTACGCCGGGACGCGATGCGTCTTCGCGGCATGGGTTACGACGTCAGCTCCCGTCCGGGTCCAGGGGCTCTCTACGCACTGCGGCCGAGTATGAAGATTCCACCGCTGCTGCTCAGCGCGGACGAAGTCTCGACGATCATCACGAGCCTCCTGATCCTGGAAGCGTGGCTGCCGGATGATTCCACAGCTGCGACCGCGCGCACGAAGCTCGAACAGGTGCTGCCCGGCGGCCTGCAGCGGCGGGCCGCAGCAGTAGCTCTGTCGACACAGGTTCTACGCGAACCTCCTGCGTCCGTGGACTGGGAGCTTGTCGGCACGATCGCAGACTCCGTCGCAACGGGCGAACGCCTGGGGTTCGACTACACCGACCAACATGGCCGCCATTCGCGCCGCACGGTCGAGCCCTATCGACATCTCCTGCGGCAACAGGACTGGTACCTCGTCGCCTTTGACCTTGACCGTGACGACTGGCGTCTCTTCCGACTGGACCGGATGGAGGCCTCCACAATTTCGCCCGGGCCACATGCTCGTCGCACCTTCCCCTGGAATTCAATTGAGGACTGGCTCACAAGCGACTTCGGCGCGAGCGACGCACAGTAG
- a CDS encoding MFS transporter, which translates to MTTTLPSTKTRRLPLVTYVLAAGVFLMGTTEFIVAGILPEIATDLGTSVANAGLMITVFAVGMIVGTPTMSILTLKLPRRLTLSLALVVFAVGHVIVALTSDFTLILGARFLTALATGAFWAVAAVVGAKAAGAASASRALGVVLGGGMLANVVGVPLGAFAGQAIGWRGPFWILAALALVGAVAVYRLVAADPASGRTPSVRAELASMRDSRVWLVLAGCAIVCGSSLAAYTFISPLLTENTGLAAAAVPLVLMAYGVGAFIGSTLGGHFGAHRPYPALFISAGMTFLVLGALFLFSHYAVVTVVLIFLLGLFGMATNPILIGKAVGYAGQAPTLASALSTSAFNLGTAVGSWMAGFALESALGASGPVLVGTGVAALYFLPLTVLMLKDRKERGVA; encoded by the coding sequence ATGACCACAACTCTCCCCAGCACCAAGACCCGGCGTTTACCCTTGGTGACCTACGTTCTCGCAGCGGGTGTGTTCCTGATGGGAACCACCGAGTTTATTGTTGCGGGCATCCTGCCGGAGATCGCTACAGATCTTGGCACATCCGTCGCCAACGCGGGCCTCATGATCACGGTCTTCGCGGTGGGGATGATCGTGGGCACCCCCACGATGTCCATCCTGACCCTCAAGCTGCCACGCCGCCTGACGCTGAGCCTCGCACTGGTGGTCTTCGCCGTGGGTCACGTCATCGTGGCGCTCACCTCAGATTTCACCCTCATTCTTGGTGCGCGTTTCCTCACGGCCTTGGCGACTGGCGCTTTCTGGGCGGTAGCCGCCGTCGTGGGTGCAAAAGCCGCAGGCGCGGCTTCCGCGTCCCGCGCGTTGGGTGTTGTTTTGGGCGGCGGAATGCTCGCCAACGTAGTGGGTGTTCCCTTGGGAGCGTTTGCCGGTCAGGCGATTGGTTGGCGGGGGCCGTTTTGGATACTCGCCGCGTTGGCACTGGTGGGTGCAGTGGCCGTGTACCGGCTGGTTGCCGCGGATCCCGCTTCCGGACGCACCCCGTCCGTCCGTGCGGAGCTGGCGAGCATGCGGGATTCGAGGGTATGGCTTGTCCTGGCAGGCTGCGCGATCGTGTGCGGCTCTTCCTTGGCTGCGTACACTTTCATCTCTCCGCTGCTCACTGAGAACACCGGGCTTGCCGCTGCGGCTGTGCCGTTGGTGCTGATGGCCTACGGCGTCGGGGCCTTTATTGGTTCCACCCTGGGCGGCCACTTCGGGGCCCACCGCCCATACCCTGCACTGTTCATCTCAGCAGGAATGACATTCCTGGTTCTCGGTGCCCTCTTCCTGTTCTCCCACTACGCCGTGGTGACAGTGGTCTTGATCTTCCTGCTGGGCCTCTTCGGCATGGCAACCAACCCGATATTGATCGGCAAGGCGGTGGGATATGCCGGGCAAGCTCCAACCCTGGCTTCGGCGCTCAGCACTTCGGCATTCAATCTGGGTACGGCGGTGGGTTCCTGGATGGCTGGCTTCGCGTTGGAATCTGCGCTGGGAGCCAGCGGTCCGGTGCTGGTGGGCACTGGGGTCGCCGCGCTCTACTTCCTGCCGCTCACGGTGCTGATGCTGAAGGATCGGAAGGAACGCGGTGTGGCGTGA
- a CDS encoding HNH endonuclease, whose product MERSGERLTGAVVALGRAPVLVDSVQAGGGTASTVSSDLIEQLRVLEEMKSAISALQARVAVAFDLAQRAEQAEAGVPASERGQGVGAQVALARRESPNRGFRLLGLAKALVTEMPRTLAALKSGHLNEWRATLLVKETACLSVEDRCAVDQELAPDTGTFDGKGDKAIIAAAKAAAYRRDPRSVVGRASRAAAERNVSLRPVPDTMTYLTALLPVAQGVAVYAALTRAADSARSSGDARGRGQLMADTLTERMTGTPGGISGINLDLVMTDRTLFQGDSEPARLKGYGTVPAEWGREMLGSGQTDHDQDLTVWLRRLYTAPTTGELLATDSKARLFAGGLRRFIETRDDTCRTPYCDAPIRHIDHVVPWRSGGKTSLANGAGLCEACNHTKENPGWSTKAVPGDVHTLEISTPTGHSYQSKAPPMPGHRPSRT is encoded by the coding sequence ATGGAGCGAAGTGGGGAGAGGCTAACGGGCGCAGTAGTGGCGCTCGGGCGCGCTCCCGTCCTGGTGGATTCCGTTCAGGCCGGCGGGGGTACAGCCAGCACCGTTAGCAGTGACCTGATCGAACAGTTGCGGGTCCTGGAGGAGATGAAGTCTGCGATCTCCGCTTTGCAGGCGCGGGTTGCTGTGGCTTTTGATCTTGCCCAGCGCGCCGAGCAAGCCGAGGCAGGCGTCCCTGCGTCCGAGCGTGGACAAGGGGTGGGAGCGCAGGTTGCGTTGGCCCGGCGCGAGTCACCAAACCGTGGGTTCCGCCTCCTGGGCTTGGCGAAAGCCCTTGTCACGGAGATGCCCCGCACCTTGGCGGCCCTGAAATCGGGGCACTTGAATGAATGGCGTGCCACGCTTCTTGTTAAGGAAACGGCCTGCCTGTCTGTCGAGGACCGTTGTGCTGTGGACCAGGAGCTCGCCCCCGACACCGGGACCTTTGACGGCAAGGGCGACAAAGCGATCATTGCTGCCGCGAAAGCTGCCGCATATCGGCGGGATCCGCGGTCGGTAGTCGGGCGTGCCAGCCGTGCTGCCGCCGAACGGAATGTCAGCCTGCGCCCGGTCCCGGACACTATGACGTACCTGACGGCCTTGCTTCCGGTTGCCCAGGGAGTGGCGGTGTACGCCGCGCTGACTCGAGCGGCTGATTCGGCCCGTTCCAGTGGGGATGCACGAGGTCGGGGCCAGCTCATGGCCGACACCTTGACCGAACGCATGACGGGCACCCCGGGCGGGATTTCGGGGATCAACCTGGACCTCGTTATGACTGACCGCACCTTGTTCCAGGGTGACAGCGAACCAGCCCGGCTCAAGGGCTACGGAACCGTCCCGGCTGAATGGGGAAGGGAGATGCTCGGATCGGGGCAGACAGACCATGACCAGGACCTCACCGTTTGGCTTCGCCGGCTCTACACGGCTCCAACTACGGGAGAGCTCCTTGCCACCGATTCCAAGGCCCGGCTCTTCGCTGGTGGGCTCCGGCGCTTCATCGAAACCCGCGACGACACCTGCCGAACGCCGTATTGTGATGCGCCCATCCGGCATATTGACCATGTAGTTCCGTGGCGTTCCGGAGGGAAGACCAGCTTGGCTAACGGCGCCGGCTTATGCGAGGCGTGCAACCACACCAAGGAAAACCCCGGCTGGAGCACCAAAGCCGTGCCCGGCGACGTTCACACCTTGGAAATCAGTACCCCCACCGGACACTCGTACCAATCAAAGGCGCCGCCCATGCCGGGGCACCGCCCCTCCAGAACGTAG
- a CDS encoding MarR family winged helix-turn-helix transcriptional regulator, giving the protein MGTPLPRDPIADAQRNWERHGWGDVAAPMAAITAIMRTQQILLARIETVLKPFGLTFARYELLALLSFARSGALPMNKASALLQVHPTSVTNAVDRLEKAALVARSPHPTDGRTTLIELTAEGRTLAKKATAALNAEVFGQSGFGPDDVDHLIRVLGTFRRDAGDFTEE; this is encoded by the coding sequence ATGGGCACGCCACTCCCCCGAGACCCCATCGCCGACGCCCAGCGCAACTGGGAACGGCATGGCTGGGGCGACGTTGCCGCGCCCATGGCCGCCATCACCGCGATCATGCGGACGCAGCAGATCCTGCTGGCCCGCATCGAAACGGTGCTCAAACCGTTCGGGCTGACCTTTGCACGCTACGAACTGCTGGCACTCCTGAGTTTCGCCCGCAGCGGCGCGCTGCCCATGAACAAAGCCAGCGCGCTCCTGCAGGTACATCCCACCTCCGTGACCAACGCCGTCGACCGCTTGGAAAAAGCCGCCCTGGTGGCACGTTCCCCGCACCCGACCGACGGCCGCACCACCCTGATTGAGCTCACCGCAGAAGGCCGCACCCTCGCCAAGAAGGCGACGGCGGCACTCAACGCCGAGGTTTTCGGCCAGTCAGGCTTCGGGCCCGACGACGTCGATCACCTCATCCGCGTACTGGGCACCTTCCGCAGGGATGCCGGAGATTTCACCGAGGAATAA